A DNA window from Arachis duranensis cultivar V14167 chromosome 3, aradu.V14167.gnm2.J7QH, whole genome shotgun sequence contains the following coding sequences:
- the LOC107480785 gene encoding mitochondrial arginine transporter BAC1 isoform X2: protein MEEISTSTSASASASGYKEYVAGLIAGVATVAIGHPFDTVKVKLQKHNTGQHVVRYRSGLHCTTRILKTEGGGVQSGEPQPQVIIPSAAYGGAIISFVLCPTELVKCRMQIQGTDSLVPKSSRYSSPLDCALKTVKSEGVTGIFRGGFTTLLRESIGNAVFFSTYEYVRYHLHSHAKAVRSNYNNLVDIGIGIITGGLGGVSFWLAVLPLDVAKTLIQTNPEKNCSRNPFQVLSSVYRSGGLKGCYTGLGPTVTRAFPANAAAIVTWELAMKMLGIRHD, encoded by the exons ATGGAGGAGATTTCAACTTCAACTTCAGCTTCAGCTTCAGCATCAGGGTACAAGGAATATGTGGCAGGTTTGATCGCTGGCGTTGCCACTGTTGCCATTGGCCATCCATTTGACACCGTCAAg GTGAAACTGCAAAAGCACAACACAGGACAACATGTGGTTCGCTATAGAAGTGGATTGCATTGCACCACTAGGATACTGAAGACTGAAGGC GGAGGTGTTCAAAGTGGTGAACCGCAGCCTCAAGTGATAATACCATCTGCAGCTTATGGTGGTGCCATCATCAGTTTTGTGTTATGTCCGACGGAGCTGGTAAAg TGTAGGATGCAGATTCAAGGGACTGACTCTTTGGTTCCGAAGTCCAGTAGATACAGTAGTCCTCTTGATTGTGCCCTTAAAACCGTGAAAAGTGAAGGG GTGACAGGAATTTTTCGTGGAGGCTTTACAACATTGCTTAGAGAATCAATAGGGAATGCTGTCTTTTTCAGCACATATGAATACGTACGCTATCACCTGCATTCACATGCCAAAGCTGTTCGTTCCAATTACAATAACCTGGTTGATATTGGAATTGGGATTATTACCGGAGGTCTTGGTGGTGTGTCT TTTTGGTTGGCGGTTCTGCCCCTTGATGTGGCAAAGACTTTAATTCAGACAAACCCGGAAAAAAACTGTTCACGAAATCCTTTTCAGGTGCTGAGTTCG gtTTACAGGAGCGGTGGATTGAAGGGGTGTTATACAGGTCTGGGGCCTACAGTAACCCGAGCATTTCCTGCTAATGCAGCAGCAATTGTGACCTGGGAGCTAGCAATGAAAATGTTAGGCATTAGGCACGACTGA
- the LOC107480785 gene encoding mitochondrial arginine transporter BAC1 isoform X1, translated as MEEISTSTSASASASGYKEYVAGLIAGVATVAIGHPFDTVKVKLQKHNTGQHVVRYRSGLHCTTRILKTEGIKGLYRGATSSFLGMAFESSLLFGIYSQTKLALQGGVQSGEPQPQVIIPSAAYGGAIISFVLCPTELVKCRMQIQGTDSLVPKSSRYSSPLDCALKTVKSEGVTGIFRGGFTTLLRESIGNAVFFSTYEYVRYHLHSHAKAVRSNYNNLVDIGIGIITGGLGGVSFWLAVLPLDVAKTLIQTNPEKNCSRNPFQVLSSVYRSGGLKGCYTGLGPTVTRAFPANAAAIVTWELAMKMLGIRHD; from the exons ATGGAGGAGATTTCAACTTCAACTTCAGCTTCAGCTTCAGCATCAGGGTACAAGGAATATGTGGCAGGTTTGATCGCTGGCGTTGCCACTGTTGCCATTGGCCATCCATTTGACACCGTCAAg GTGAAACTGCAAAAGCACAACACAGGACAACATGTGGTTCGCTATAGAAGTGGATTGCATTGCACCACTAGGATACTGAAGACTGAAGGC ATCAAAGGACTATATAGAGGAGCAACATCATCTTTTCTCGGGATGGCTTTTGAAAGTTCACTTCTTTTTGGCATATATTCCCAGACAAAATTGGCCCTTCAG GGAGGTGTTCAAAGTGGTGAACCGCAGCCTCAAGTGATAATACCATCTGCAGCTTATGGTGGTGCCATCATCAGTTTTGTGTTATGTCCGACGGAGCTGGTAAAg TGTAGGATGCAGATTCAAGGGACTGACTCTTTGGTTCCGAAGTCCAGTAGATACAGTAGTCCTCTTGATTGTGCCCTTAAAACCGTGAAAAGTGAAGGG GTGACAGGAATTTTTCGTGGAGGCTTTACAACATTGCTTAGAGAATCAATAGGGAATGCTGTCTTTTTCAGCACATATGAATACGTACGCTATCACCTGCATTCACATGCCAAAGCTGTTCGTTCCAATTACAATAACCTGGTTGATATTGGAATTGGGATTATTACCGGAGGTCTTGGTGGTGTGTCT TTTTGGTTGGCGGTTCTGCCCCTTGATGTGGCAAAGACTTTAATTCAGACAAACCCGGAAAAAAACTGTTCACGAAATCCTTTTCAGGTGCTGAGTTCG gtTTACAGGAGCGGTGGATTGAAGGGGTGTTATACAGGTCTGGGGCCTACAGTAACCCGAGCATTTCCTGCTAATGCAGCAGCAATTGTGACCTGGGAGCTAGCAATGAAAATGTTAGGCATTAGGCACGACTGA